DNA from Takifugu flavidus isolate HTHZ2018 unplaced genomic scaffold, ASM371156v2 ctg618, whole genome shotgun sequence:
ATCTGGTCCTGGGTTTGATctccacctgtggccacggggttcctcctgtccttcctgatgtTACAGTTCTTACCCTGAGGCAGGTGTTGCTTTTTGCTTGTCTCTGGACCCTGAGTCCACACATTTTTTGCCCTCAGTCTTGGAGAGAGCCGCGGAGTAGGTGGAGCCATTGACCCAGGGTCAGTCCCATTAGAAAGTCCTCCTGATGACTTCaccgagcagctgctggtggggtgATCTACTGCTTCTGTGGCAAGATCGTTGAACctgtttcagagaaaatgtatccattatttttattattgtttcaaAGTTATGAGGTGACTTCTTGAAGTTTCTCACCTGAACAGTCTATCTGCGGCTCATCAGGTGTTTCTTACCTTTTTTTGCCGTAAGGTCTTTTCATCTTTAGAGGCTCGTGGGATTGAGGCTCATcattctgcaggacagaaatagaTGATGCCTCTAACCGGCCAGtttcacaacagcaaaacagcatATTCAGTGAACGAGTTCATCCTTACTTTGACTAATCCAACTGAATTCAGttcacaggttctctgtggcATCCGtttagaagctgcaggagaaactaaaTTGACGTAAAAAGGGCAAAAAATACATGTATGAAAACTAACGGTTTGATTACCTGGACACGGTTCACCACTTTTAGATTGTGACTTGacacatttcttctttctgagcACATATAATGGTGACATATCCTCCCCGCTGTGAGAAGGGTCCATTCCAGGTGCACAAACACCATGTGGAAGCTATGgctgtaaaaac
Protein-coding regions in this window:
- the LOC130520970 gene encoding uncharacterized protein LOC130520970 — encoded protein: MDPSHSGEDMSPLYVLRKKKCVKSQSKSGEPCPASKRMPQRTCELNSVGLVKNDEPQSHEPLKMKRPYGKKRFNDLATEAVDHPTSSCSVKSSGGLSNGTDPGSMAPPTPRLSPRLRAKNVWTQGPETSKKQHLPQGKNCNIRKDRRNPVATGGDQTQDQMWNSGRDRVGHFPPDQTWIPGRSQEQDGVETVWVVCQEQGPVEDWVSDGDEGHNQVGVQTEIRQGVRAPRGQSRSGDPVKTRTRTLLISKCM